A part of Liolophura sinensis isolate JHLJ2023 chromosome 1, CUHK_Ljap_v2, whole genome shotgun sequence genomic DNA contains:
- the LOC135462084 gene encoding nuclear hormone receptor HR96-like isoform X1, which produces MTNRKWLVSKQKRTCKMSDNSSDSTVASNLVTSWKKDKVCLVCGDKALGYNFNAVSCESCKAFFRRNAHKTIRGRCQGHCEVTVESRSFCKRCRQQKCFAVGMRKDMILNAEQKRTRKQKIIQNRRRRNGEFVDDSALEEDEGQSTGQPTDPGLSGESSPSSSSTEPPAKVAIVRLMTQTNSDIVRVSQEAMAKLEPKHQTLMEELERAHELALQIPVKTAQKPNPSSATQFFNLAEGSVLRMVKLAKGITAFTCLSKDDQIALLKGAVTEIMMIRSAMYFDTRNNNWNVTTNPSTSALDNSTSQSPTTSGAAATRFLDSGSLNEFGEDTKNMLKEYKKFVSSLLTLCQGDVSILKLITALALFASDRPGLLQRESVQKTQEMYADLLESYIKVRFPEDHTLFPHLVLKLTDIRNINEIHSKMLAKMNLVEVEPLLTEVFGLGHD; this is translated from the exons ATGTCTGACAACAGTTCTGACTCAACAGTGGCTAGCAATTTGGTGACATCCTGGAAGAAGGACAAAGTGTGCCTGGTATGTGGTGACAAAGCTTTGGGGTACAACTTTAATGCAGTCTCCTGCGAGTCCTGTAAGGCTTTCTTCAGAAGGAATGCCCACAAG ACGATTAGAGGCAGATGTCAAGGTCACTGTGAAGTCACTGTAGAATCAAGGTCATTCTGCAAGCGCTGTcgtcaacaaaaatgttttgctgttGGAATGCGCAAGGACATGATTttaa ATGCTGAGCAGAAGAGAACACGCAAACAAAAAATCATCCAGAATCGGAGGCGGCGGAATGGTGAGTTTGTGGATGATAGTGCCTTAGAGGAGGATGAGGGTCAGTCCACTGGGCAGCCCACTGACCCTGGCCTTAGTGGGGAGTCCAGCCCCTCAAGCTCCTCCACAGAACCACCAGCCAAGGTAGCCATTGTTAGATTGATGACCCAAACCAATTCTGATATCGTAAGAGTTTCTCAGGAGGCCATGGCTAAACTAGAACCCAAACACCAAACTCTGATGGAAGAGCTGGAGAGAGCCCATGAGCTGGCTCTGCAAATCCCAGTGAAAACTGCACAGAAACCTAACCCATCTTCGGCGACTCAGTTCTTCAATCTTGCTGAAGGCTCCGTGTTGAGAATGGTGAAATTAGCCAAGGGTATCACAGCATTCACTTGTTTGTCTAAAGATGACCAGATCGCCTTGCTGAAAGGGGCTGTCACGGAGATCATGATGATCAGATCAGCCATGTACTTTGACACCCGAAATAATAACTGGAATGTGACGACCAACCCCTCAACCAGTGCTCTGGACAATAGCACTAGTCAATCACCCACCACCTCAGGGGCAGCAGCTACTCGCTTTCTGGATAGTGGATCGTTGAATGAGTTTGGAGAAGACACGAAAAACATGCTGAAAGAGTACAAAAAGTTTGTATCCTCTTTGCTGACACTATGCCAAGGAGATGTGAGCATTCTCAAGCTGATTACAGCGTTAGCACTCTTTGCTAGCGACCGTCCTGGACTGCTGCAGCGGGAAAGTGTTCAAAAGACTCAAGAGATGTATGCAGACTTACTTGAATCTTACATAAAGGTGCGATTTCCAGAGGACCACACGTTATTCCCTCATTTAGTTTTGAAACTGACAGATATAAGGAACATTAATGAAATCCATTCCAAAATGCTGGCCAAAATGAATTTAGTGGAGGTTGAGCCACTTCTGACAGAGGTGTTTGGTTTAGGTCATGATTAG
- the LOC135462084 gene encoding nuclear hormone receptor HR96-like isoform X2 produces the protein MSDNSSDSTVASNLVTSWKKDKVCLVCGDKALGYNFNAVSCESCKAFFRRNAHKTIRGRCQGHCEVTVESRSFCKRCRQQKCFAVGMRKDMILNAEQKRTRKQKIIQNRRRRNGEFVDDSALEEDEGQSTGQPTDPGLSGESSPSSSSTEPPAKVAIVRLMTQTNSDIVRVSQEAMAKLEPKHQTLMEELERAHELALQIPVKTAQKPNPSSATQFFNLAEGSVLRMVKLAKGITAFTCLSKDDQIALLKGAVTEIMMIRSAMYFDTRNNNWNVTTNPSTSALDNSTSQSPTTSGAAATRFLDSGSLNEFGEDTKNMLKEYKKFVSSLLTLCQGDVSILKLITALALFASDRPGLLQRESVQKTQEMYADLLESYIKVRFPEDHTLFPHLVLKLTDIRNINEIHSKMLAKMNLVEVEPLLTEVFGLGHD, from the exons ATGTCTGACAACAGTTCTGACTCAACAGTGGCTAGCAATTTGGTGACATCCTGGAAGAAGGACAAAGTGTGCCTGGTATGTGGTGACAAAGCTTTGGGGTACAACTTTAATGCAGTCTCCTGCGAGTCCTGTAAGGCTTTCTTCAGAAGGAATGCCCACAAG ACGATTAGAGGCAGATGTCAAGGTCACTGTGAAGTCACTGTAGAATCAAGGTCATTCTGCAAGCGCTGTcgtcaacaaaaatgttttgctgttGGAATGCGCAAGGACATGATTttaa ATGCTGAGCAGAAGAGAACACGCAAACAAAAAATCATCCAGAATCGGAGGCGGCGGAATGGTGAGTTTGTGGATGATAGTGCCTTAGAGGAGGATGAGGGTCAGTCCACTGGGCAGCCCACTGACCCTGGCCTTAGTGGGGAGTCCAGCCCCTCAAGCTCCTCCACAGAACCACCAGCCAAGGTAGCCATTGTTAGATTGATGACCCAAACCAATTCTGATATCGTAAGAGTTTCTCAGGAGGCCATGGCTAAACTAGAACCCAAACACCAAACTCTGATGGAAGAGCTGGAGAGAGCCCATGAGCTGGCTCTGCAAATCCCAGTGAAAACTGCACAGAAACCTAACCCATCTTCGGCGACTCAGTTCTTCAATCTTGCTGAAGGCTCCGTGTTGAGAATGGTGAAATTAGCCAAGGGTATCACAGCATTCACTTGTTTGTCTAAAGATGACCAGATCGCCTTGCTGAAAGGGGCTGTCACGGAGATCATGATGATCAGATCAGCCATGTACTTTGACACCCGAAATAATAACTGGAATGTGACGACCAACCCCTCAACCAGTGCTCTGGACAATAGCACTAGTCAATCACCCACCACCTCAGGGGCAGCAGCTACTCGCTTTCTGGATAGTGGATCGTTGAATGAGTTTGGAGAAGACACGAAAAACATGCTGAAAGAGTACAAAAAGTTTGTATCCTCTTTGCTGACACTATGCCAAGGAGATGTGAGCATTCTCAAGCTGATTACAGCGTTAGCACTCTTTGCTAGCGACCGTCCTGGACTGCTGCAGCGGGAAAGTGTTCAAAAGACTCAAGAGATGTATGCAGACTTACTTGAATCTTACATAAAGGTGCGATTTCCAGAGGACCACACGTTATTCCCTCATTTAGTTTTGAAACTGACAGATATAAGGAACATTAATGAAATCCATTCCAAAATGCTGGCCAAAATGAATTTAGTGGAGGTTGAGCCACTTCTGACAGAGGTGTTTGGTTTAGGTCATGATTAG